The following proteins are co-located in the Mobula hypostoma chromosome 4, sMobHyp1.1, whole genome shotgun sequence genome:
- the LOC134344808 gene encoding E3 ubiquitin-protein ligase RNF183, with the protein MAEAEGSLPAADATTLYEEYECKICYNYFDLDRRAPKILECLHTFCEQCLTTLHVREDRPWRIACPICRHKTAVPDYRIHNLPNNTKVTEAFPLYVGADPLPQDALPPTPQLHRFNQQRQHHSQHHHQQQQQRSSPVLPPEIAIPSAAASSHQSPGPSAPYESCQNCKRAALTAGCVCVIFSFLSMVVLLFTGLIFVNHYNSSPSPVGPICLSVASILALFSVVVTWVICWLKYRPDTNGSGNNRASASSAPRRNT; encoded by the coding sequence ATGGCAGAGGCGGAGGGAAGTCTACCGGCAGCGGATGCAACAACCCTGTACGAGGAATACGAGTGCAAGATCTGCTACAATTACTTCGACCTGGATCGAAGAGCGCCCAAGATTCTAGAGTGTCTGCACACGTTTTGCGAGCAGTGCCTGACCACACTTCACGTCAGGGAGGACCGGCCATGGAGAATCGCCTGCCCTATCTGCCGGCACAAGACAGCCGTGCCTGACTACAGGATCCACAACCTGCCCAATAATACCAAGGTCACCGAGGCTTTCCCTCTCTACGTGGGCGCCGATCCGCTTCCTCAGGACGCGCTGCCTCCGACGCCCCAGTTACATCGGTTCAACCAGCAGCGACAGCATCACTCGCAGCATCAccatcagcagcagcagcagcggtCCAGCCCTGTTCTACCGCCTGAGATAGCGATCCCCTCGGCGGCAGCAAGCAGCCACCAGTCCCCGGGACCCTCGGCGCCCTACGAGAGCTGCCAAAATTGTAAGAGGGCCGCTCTGACCGCTGGCTGTGTCTGCGTCATCTTCTCTTTCCTCTCTATGGTGGTGCTGCTCTTCACCGGCCTGATCTTCGTTAATCACTACAACAGTTCGCCCTCGCCCGTCGGCCCCATCTGTCTGTCGGTGGCCAGCATCCTGGCCTTGTTCTCTGTGGTCGTCACATGGGTAATCTGCTGGCTCAAATATCGGCCCGACACCAACGGGTCAGGAAATAACAGGGCGTCCGCCTCCTCGGCACCTAGGAGAAACACTTAG